The following coding sequences lie in one Desmodus rotundus isolate HL8 chromosome 1, HLdesRot8A.1, whole genome shotgun sequence genomic window:
- the GCNT1 gene encoding beta-1,3-galactosyl-O-glycosyl-glycoprotein beta-1,6-N-acetylglucosaminyltransferase — MLKKLLRRRLFSYPTKYYFLFLVFSLVTFSVLRIYQKPEFVSIDRLDLVGDNPSSNINCTKVLLGDVDEIEKVKLEILTVQFRKRPQWTTHDYINMTSDCTSFIKRRKYIVEPLSKEEAEFPIAYSIVVHHKIEMLDRLLRAIYMPQNFYCIHVDRKSEDSFLAAVIGIASCFSNVFVASQLETVVYASWSRVQADLNCMQDLYRMRADWKYLINLCGMDFPIKTNLEIIRKLKSLMGENNLETEKMPSHKKERWKKHYTVVNGKLTNTGTDKMHPPLETPLFSGSAYFVVSRKYVEYVLENEQIQKFMEWAKDTYSPDEYLWATIQRIPEVPGSLSLSHKYDMSDMQAIARFVKWQYFEGDVSKGAPYPPCNGVHVRSVCVFGAGDLNWILRNHHLFANKFDVDIDFFAIQCLDEHLRHKALETLKH; from the coding sequence ATGCTGAAGAAGTTGCTGAGGAGGAGACTTTTTTCTTATCCCACTAAATACTACTTCTTATTTCTGGTTTTTTCTCTAGTCACCTTCTCTGTTTTAAGAATTTATCAAAAGCCCGAATTTGTGAGCATCGACCGTTTGGATCTGGTCGGAGACAATCCTAGTAGTAATATTAATTGCACCAAGGTGTTACTGGGTGACGTGGATGAAATTGAAAAGGTAAAGCTTGAGATTCTAACTGTGCAGTTTAGAAAGCGCCCTCAGTGGACAACTCATGACTATATAAACATGACAAGCGATTGTACTTCCTTCATCAAGAGGCGCAAATATATTGTAGAACCTCTTAGTAAAGAAGAAGCAGAGTTTCCAATAGCATATTCCATAGTGGTTCATCACAAAATTGAAATGCTTGACAGGCTCCTGAGGGCCATCTACATGCCTCAGAATTTCTATTGCATCCATGTGGACAGAAAATCCGAGGATTCCTTTTTGGCGGCAGTGATTGGTATCGCGTCCTGTTTCAGCAATGTCTTCGTGGCCAGTCAGCTGGAGACCGTGGTGTATGCGTCGTGGAGTCGGGTTCAGGCCGACCTCAACTGTATGCAGGACCTCTACAGAATGCGTGCTGACTGGAAGTACTTGATAAATCTCTGTGGTATGGATTTTCCAATTAAAACCAACCTGGAAATTATCAGGAAACTCAAGTCGTTAATGGGAGAAAACAACCTAGAGACAGAGAAAATGCCATCCCATAAAAAAGAAAGGTGGAAAAAACATTATACAGTCGTTAATGGAAAGCTGACAAATACAGGGACTGACAAAATGCACCCTCCTCTGGAAACACCCCTGTTTTCAGGCAGTGCCTATTTTGTGGTCAGTAGGAAGTATGTGGAGTATGTACTAGAGAATGAACAGATCCAAAAGTTTATGGAGTGGGCCAAAGACACATACAGCCCGGATGAGTATCTCTGGGCCACTATTCAGAGGATCCCTGAAGTCCCAGGCTCACTGTCCTTAAGCCATAAGTATGACATGTCTGACATGCAGGCAATTGCTAGGTTTGTCAAGTGgcagtactttgaaggtgacgtTTCCAAGGGCGCCCCCTATCCACCCTGCAACGGTGTCCACGTGCGCTCCGTGTGTGTTTTCGGAGCAGGTGACTTGAACTGGATACTGCGCAACCACCACTTGTTTGCCAATAAGTTTGACGTGGACATTGACTTCTTTGCCATCCAGTGTTTAGATGAACATCTAAGGCATAAAGCCCTGGAGACGTTAAAACACTGA